One Azospirillum brasilense DNA window includes the following coding sequences:
- the clpB gene encoding ATP-dependent chaperone ClpB: MDFEKYTERSRGFVQAAQTLALRRGHQRLTPEHLLKTLLDDKEGLAANLIRAAGGDPALALSGVDAELDKQPKVEGAGAGQVYLTPELSRVFEQAETVAKKAGDSYVTAERILLALAMADGTPSAAVLKRAGVTPQALNTAINEVRKGRTADTASAEQGYDALKKYARDLTESAREGKLDPVIGRDEEIRRTIQVLARRTKNNPVLIGEPGVGKTAIVEGLAQRIVKGDVPEGLKNKKLLSLDLAGMVAGAKYRGEFEERLKAVLQEIQAAAGEIIVFIDELHTLVGAGKADGAMDASNMLKPALARGELHCVGATTLDEYRKHIEKDAALARRFQPVFVPEPTVEDTISILRGLKERYEVHHGVRITDGAIVSAATLSNRYITDRFLPDKAIDLIDEAASRLRMAVDSKPETIDELDRRIIQLKIEREALKRESDEASRARLANLEGELADLEQESAELTAKWQAEKDQLQGAQKIKEDLEKARTELEQAQRDGNWGRAGELAYGVIPDLEKRLKEAEAHAANRMLNEEVRDSDIAAVVSRWTGVPVDKMLAGEREKLLAMETRLKTRVIGQDEAIVAVSNAVRRARAGLQDPNRPIGSFLFLGPTGVGKTELTKALAEFLFDDETAMVRLDMSEYMEKHSVARMIGAPPGYVGYEEGGALTEAVRRRPYQVVLFDEVEKAHPDVFNVLLQVLDDGRLTDGQGRTVDFRNVVIIMTSNLGSEVLAAQPEGQDSGAVRDEVMEVVRAHFRPEFLNRLDEILLFHRLDRSHMGGIVTIQLGRLVRMLADRDITLEVDEAATQWLAEAGYDPVYGARPLKRVIQRELQNPLATMILEGRVADGQTVKVGAEGGELTINGLPVSAQVRSAATQPVTMVH, translated from the coding sequence AGCCGGCGGCGACCCCGCCCTGGCGCTGTCGGGCGTGGACGCCGAGTTGGACAAGCAGCCCAAGGTGGAGGGCGCCGGGGCCGGGCAGGTGTACCTGACGCCGGAACTGTCCCGCGTGTTCGAGCAGGCCGAGACGGTCGCCAAGAAGGCCGGCGACAGCTACGTCACGGCGGAGCGCATCCTGCTGGCGCTCGCCATGGCCGACGGCACGCCGTCCGCCGCGGTGCTGAAGCGTGCGGGTGTCACCCCGCAGGCGCTGAACACCGCGATCAACGAGGTGCGCAAGGGCCGCACCGCCGACACCGCCAGCGCCGAGCAGGGCTATGACGCGCTGAAGAAATACGCCCGCGACCTGACCGAGTCGGCGCGCGAGGGCAAGCTCGACCCCGTCATCGGGCGCGACGAGGAAATCCGCCGCACCATCCAGGTGCTGGCCCGCCGCACCAAGAACAACCCCGTCCTGATCGGCGAGCCGGGCGTTGGCAAGACCGCCATCGTCGAGGGCCTCGCCCAGCGCATCGTCAAGGGCGACGTGCCGGAAGGGCTGAAGAACAAGAAGCTGCTGTCGCTCGACCTCGCCGGCATGGTGGCCGGCGCCAAATACCGCGGCGAGTTCGAGGAGCGGCTGAAGGCCGTGCTCCAGGAGATCCAGGCGGCGGCGGGCGAGATCATCGTCTTCATCGACGAGTTGCACACGCTGGTCGGCGCCGGCAAGGCGGATGGCGCCATGGACGCCTCCAACATGCTGAAGCCGGCGCTGGCGCGCGGCGAGCTGCACTGCGTCGGCGCCACCACGCTGGACGAGTACCGCAAGCACATCGAGAAGGACGCGGCACTGGCCCGGCGCTTCCAGCCGGTCTTCGTGCCGGAGCCGACGGTGGAGGACACCATCTCCATCCTGCGCGGCCTGAAGGAGCGCTACGAGGTGCACCACGGCGTGCGCATCACCGACGGCGCCATCGTGTCGGCGGCGACCCTGTCGAACCGCTACATCACCGACCGCTTCCTGCCCGACAAGGCCATCGATTTGATCGACGAGGCGGCCAGCCGCCTGCGCATGGCCGTGGACAGCAAACCGGAGACCATCGACGAGCTGGACCGCCGCATCATCCAGCTCAAGATCGAGCGGGAGGCGCTGAAGCGTGAATCCGACGAGGCCTCGCGCGCCCGGCTCGCCAACCTGGAAGGCGAGTTGGCCGACCTGGAGCAGGAATCCGCCGAGCTGACCGCCAAGTGGCAGGCCGAGAAGGACCAGCTCCAGGGCGCCCAGAAGATTAAGGAGGACCTGGAGAAGGCCCGCACCGAGCTGGAGCAGGCCCAGCGCGACGGCAACTGGGGCCGGGCCGGCGAGCTGGCCTACGGCGTCATCCCCGACCTGGAGAAGCGTCTGAAGGAGGCGGAGGCCCACGCCGCCAACCGCATGCTGAACGAGGAGGTGCGCGACAGCGACATCGCCGCCGTGGTCAGCCGCTGGACCGGCGTGCCGGTGGACAAGATGCTGGCCGGCGAGCGGGAGAAGCTGCTGGCGATGGAGACCCGCCTGAAGACCCGCGTGATCGGGCAGGACGAGGCCATCGTGGCGGTCTCCAACGCCGTCCGCCGCGCCCGCGCCGGCCTGCAGGACCCCAACCGGCCGATCGGCTCCTTCCTGTTCCTTGGGCCCACCGGCGTCGGCAAGACCGAGCTGACCAAGGCGCTGGCCGAGTTCCTGTTCGACGACGAGACGGCGATGGTCCGGCTCGACATGTCGGAATACATGGAGAAGCACTCGGTCGCCCGCATGATCGGCGCGCCTCCGGGCTATGTCGGCTATGAGGAGGGCGGGGCGCTGACCGAGGCGGTGCGCCGCCGGCCCTATCAGGTCGTCCTGTTCGACGAGGTCGAGAAGGCCCACCCGGACGTCTTCAACGTGCTGCTCCAGGTGCTCGACGACGGGCGCCTGACCGACGGGCAGGGGCGGACGGTGGATTTTCGCAACGTGGTCATCATCATGACCTCGAACCTCGGCTCCGAGGTGCTGGCGGCCCAGCCGGAAGGCCAGGACAGCGGCGCCGTGCGCGACGAGGTGATGGAGGTGGTGCGCGCCCACTTCCGGCCGGAGTTCCTGAACCGGCTGGACGAGATCCTGCTGTTCCACCGCCTGGACCGCAGCCATATGGGCGGGATCGTGACGATCCAGCTCGGCCGGCTGGTCCGCATGCTGGCCGACCGCGACATCACGCTGGAGGTGGACGAGGCGGCGACGCAGTGGCTGGCCGAGGCCGGCTACGACCCGGTCTACGGCGCGCGCCCGCTGAAGCGGGTGATCCAGCGGGAGCTTCAGAACCCGCTGGCCACCATGATCCTGGAGGGCCGCGTCGCCGACGGCCAGACGGTCAAGGTGGGGGCGGAAGGCGGCGAGTTGACCATCAACGGCCTGCCCGTCTCCGCCCAGGTGCGCAGCGCGGCGACCCAGCCGGTGACGATGGTGCATTGA